A portion of the Mycoplasma sp. (ex Biomphalaria glabrata) genome contains these proteins:
- a CDS encoding ECF transporter S component: MNTLDIAVYSILAAVYFVATAFLKFAPSGTFYWDFTDSILILTIFLYPRRNYLLCVISAFIGYGMADLYAGEPIYIPATFFTRFITITLFFIFFEKIIEKPYFKKHNQFVPLYAFVVVLITQIIMVLTYFIWDLICFNMSLAIEDLIINIVQLATVAIIISVVFILKASLFKSIANCNENTIFTIDLTSDDSEIKNKTYKN, translated from the coding sequence ATGAATACATTAGATATTGCTGTTTATTCGATACTAGCTGCAGTTTACTTTGTTGCAACTGCATTTTTAAAATTCGCTCCAAGTGGAACATTTTATTGAGATTTCACTGATTCAATCTTAATTTTGACAATTTTTCTATATCCAAGAAGAAATTATTTATTATGCGTTATTTCTGCTTTTATAGGATACGGTATGGCTGATTTATACGCTGGAGAACCAATTTATATTCCGGCTACATTTTTTACGCGATTTATCACAATTACCTTATTTTTTATATTTTTTGAAAAAATAATTGAAAAACCATATTTTAAGAAACACAATCAATTTGTTCCTCTTTATGCTTTTGTTGTGGTCTTAATTACTCAAATTATTATGGTTTTAACTTATTTTATTTGAGATTTGATTTGTTTTAATATGTCTTTAGCTATTGAAGACCTAATTATTAATATTGTTCAGTTAGCAACTGTTGCTATTATTATTTCAGTAGTTTTTATTTTAAAAGCATCATTATTCAAAAGTATTGCCAATTGCAATGAAAATACCATTTTTACAATTGATTTAACGTCAGATGATTCTGAAATTAAAAACAAAACTTACAAAAATTAA
- the fmt gene encoding methionyl-tRNA formyltransferase has product MNIAFLGTTFYASEVLQTILKNPLINVILVVTPTDKRCDRKGQVILGEVAILAKQANISLLQTENINDHLEYLKSMNIQYILTCAFGQFIKKPILDSFTCINIHPSLLPKYRGGAPINWALINGEVRTGVSIIEMTPKMDAGLVFFQEVIPIESTDNFYSLEKKLIFLTCVKINSWLINIHELNYQPKLQNDTKATFGLNIKKEDLQINWSKTSEEIYNQIRGLNNIGAFTYYLRDGQRYLLKIFTSKICDTKESNANYGEVLQFSNGMFIIKTGDSALMALEIQVENKTKQEAKTFLNGFRGIKVGDVLV; this is encoded by the coding sequence ATGAATATTGCTTTTTTGGGCACCACTTTTTACGCATCAGAAGTTCTTCAAACAATTTTAAAAAACCCATTAATTAATGTAATCTTAGTTGTTACACCAACTGATAAAAGATGCGATCGAAAAGGACAAGTAATTTTAGGAGAAGTTGCCATTCTTGCAAAACAAGCTAATATCTCGCTTTTACAAACAGAAAACATTAACGATCATTTAGAATACTTAAAAAGTATGAATATTCAGTATATCCTAACTTGTGCTTTTGGGCAATTTATTAAGAAACCAATTTTAGATTCATTCACATGTATTAATATTCATCCTTCGTTATTACCAAAATACCGTGGTGGAGCACCAATTAATTGAGCATTAATTAATGGAGAAGTAAGAACAGGAGTTTCAATTATTGAAATGACACCAAAAATGGATGCAGGGTTAGTTTTTTTTCAAGAAGTAATTCCAATTGAATCAACAGACAATTTTTATTCCTTAGAAAAAAAGTTGATTTTTTTAACATGCGTAAAAATTAACAGTTGATTGATCAACATTCATGAATTAAATTATCAACCAAAATTGCAAAACGATACCAAAGCAACTTTTGGTTTAAATATTAAAAAAGAAGATTTACAAATTAATTGAAGCAAAACTTCCGAAGAAATTTATAATCAAATTCGCGGATTAAATAACATAGGAGCATTCACTTACTATTTACGAGATGGGCAAAGATATTTATTGAAAATTTTTACTTCTAAAATTTGCGACACAAAGGAAAGTAATGCAAATTATGGTGAAGTATTGCAATTTAGTAATGGAATGTTTATTATAAAAACTGGAGACTCAGCGCTAATGGCGTTGGAGATTCAAGTCGAAAACAAAACCAAACAAGAAGCAAAAACTTTTTTAAATGGATTTCGTGGTATTAAAGTAGGAGATGTCCTTGTTTAA
- the lepA gene encoding translation elongation factor 4, translated as MNKKNIRNFCIIAHIDHGKSTLADRILEHTKKIKVKSAQLLDDMELEKERGITIKLNTVTLNYIDPRTDIPYKLHLIDTPGHVDFNYEVSRSLAACEGAILVVDSSQGVQAQTISNVYLAIDNNLEIIPVLNKIDLPQARPDDIKREIENIIGIDCTDAPLISAKTGLNIEDVFNAIIDRIPSPNGDENKPLQALIFDSYYDNHRGVVILICVKEGNIKIGDELKFIHSKHTFKITNITIKTPEIREIRSLEAGDIGMVSGNIKDVSYVKIGDTLVHASNKNPQSLPGYKVLKPMVFMGIFPVEREDYEQLRDALAKISLSDSSLTYEQDSSDALGFGYRCGFLGLLHAEIIQERLEREYNLKLIATAPSVQYHITTKKGEQFSLDNPKNLPPLQNISSISEPYVNARIITPIDFIGNVLTLAADARGIYITTNIIDDTRHELVYEFPLSEIIFDFFNNLKSASKGYASFDYEFKEYKISDLAKMEILINGEVVDPLSMITHKEKAYYRGKHICERLKELIPKKQFEIPIQAAINNKVIARETIKAYRKNVLAKCYGGDISRKRKLLEKQKEGKKRMKMVGSVEIPQTAFLSVLNIGDKNNKK; from the coding sequence ATGAATAAGAAAAACATTCGAAATTTTTGCATCATTGCTCATATTGATCACGGGAAAAGCACATTAGCTGATCGTATTTTAGAACACACTAAAAAAATCAAAGTAAAAAGTGCTCAATTACTTGATGACATGGAATTAGAAAAAGAACGTGGTATTACAATTAAATTAAACACAGTTACTTTAAACTATATCGATCCAAGAACTGATATTCCGTATAAATTACATCTTATCGACACACCTGGTCATGTTGATTTTAATTATGAAGTAAGTCGTAGTTTAGCTGCTTGTGAAGGTGCAATATTAGTTGTTGATAGTTCACAAGGTGTTCAAGCGCAAACAATTTCTAATGTTTACTTGGCGATTGATAATAATTTGGAAATTATTCCAGTTTTAAATAAGATAGATTTGCCACAAGCACGACCAGATGACATTAAACGGGAAATTGAAAACATTATCGGCATAGATTGTACGGATGCTCCTTTAATCTCAGCAAAAACTGGTTTAAACATTGAAGATGTTTTTAATGCAATTATTGATCGCATTCCGTCGCCAAATGGAGACGAAAATAAACCACTACAAGCTCTAATTTTTGATAGTTACTATGATAACCACCGCGGTGTTGTCATTTTGATTTGTGTAAAAGAGGGAAATATTAAGATCGGTGATGAATTAAAGTTTATTCATTCGAAACATACTTTTAAAATAACTAATATTACTATTAAAACACCTGAGATTCGTGAGATTCGTTCTTTAGAAGCTGGTGATATTGGAATGGTTTCTGGAAACATTAAAGATGTTTCTTATGTGAAAATCGGAGATACACTAGTTCATGCAAGCAACAAGAACCCGCAATCGTTACCCGGGTACAAAGTTTTAAAACCAATGGTCTTTATGGGAATATTTCCTGTTGAAAGAGAAGATTATGAACAACTTCGTGATGCTCTAGCAAAAATTAGTTTAAGTGATTCAAGTTTAACTTATGAACAAGATTCATCTGATGCTTTGGGATTTGGATACCGTTGTGGATTTTTAGGTTTATTACATGCTGAAATTATTCAAGAACGTTTAGAACGCGAATATAATTTAAAATTAATTGCCACAGCCCCTTCAGTTCAATATCACATTACAACTAAAAAGGGAGAACAATTTTCATTAGATAACCCTAAAAATCTCCCTCCTTTACAAAACATTAGTTCAATCTCTGAACCATACGTTAATGCTCGTATAATTACTCCTATTGATTTCATCGGTAATGTTTTAACTTTAGCAGCAGATGCTCGTGGTATCTATATTACAACTAATATCATCGATGATACTCGTCATGAATTGGTTTACGAATTTCCACTTTCGGAAATTATTTTTGATTTTTTCAATAATTTAAAATCAGCATCAAAAGGATATGCATCTTTTGATTATGAATTTAAAGAATATAAGATTAGTGATTTGGCGAAAATGGAAATTTTAATTAATGGGGAAGTTGTTGATCCTCTAAGTATGATTACACATAAAGAAAAAGCTTATTATCGCGGGAAACATATTTGCGAACGTTTAAAAGAATTAATTCCAAAAAAACAATTTGAAATTCCTATTCAAGCAGCAATTAATAATAAAGTTATTGCTCGTGAAACTATCAAAGCTTATAGAAAAAATGTTTTGGCTAAATGTTATGGAGGAGATATTTCTCGTAAAAGAAAACTTCTAGAAAAACAAAAAGAGGGAAAAAAACGTATGAAAATGGTGGGAAGCGTTGAGATTCCACAAACAGCATTTTTATCTGTTTTAAACATTGGGGATAAAAATAACAAAAAATAA